CTTCCCTGATTATTTTTTGCTTAATATTATATTTCTATGACCTTTTTGCCTACGTAGATTGTATAATACCATTTGAACTGAGGGGAGTGTGGTTTTTCGTGGGAAGCTTTTTCATTGTTCTTCCTATTGTCATTATCGTCGGCATTGGATGGTTCATCAGAAATAAAGGTCTTGTAAGGGAAGAAGCTTTTGCTGGAATGAATTTTATTTTGTATTGGGTAGCTCTCCCAGCCCTCCTTTTTAGAGTAACTTACAATGCAGACGTAGGAATTCTCTCTGGAGGGAATTTTGTTAAGGCCGTTTATGTTTCACTTATGATTGCACCTCCGATGGCGTTGATCTTCGGCCGGTTTGTGGGACTGAAAAAGGAACGTCTTGCTGTTCTGACCATGGTGTCCATTCGTTCCAACAATATCTTTATGGGCGTCCCCGCTGTTTCTGTCGCTTTGGGGGAAGCCGGTCTTCAGGCCCTCTCCCTCTACCTTGCCGTGGTGATGGCTGGCTACCAGCTCATTTCCATAGCATGGGGGCAGATCGTCCTCTCTGGAAGCTTTCGTATCAGTGCATTAAAAGATGCGTTTAAAAAAATATTTACCAACCCCCTTATAATGGCCTGTATCGCAGGAATTATCTTTGCCCTTGCAGGAACGGGCCCCATGCCCAGATGGATCGACGAAGCTCTTAAGGCCTTAGGGAATGTAGGCAATGGTCTTGCACTCCTCGCCCTTGGGGCATCCCTTAACCTTACGAGGGTAGGGGCGTCTCTTAAAGAAACGTGGGAAACTCTTTTGTTCAAGCTTGTTATTTTCCCTTCAATTGTGTGGCTTTTTTTGCTCCTCTGGCCAGTTGATCCCATTCTTTTTCAGACAACAGTGCTTGTGTCTTCCATGCCTATTGCCGTAAACTCTTATATTGTGGCTAAAGGCATGGGGATGGATCCGGCATACACGGCAGAGTCCATTGCCGCGTCAACTTTATGTTCAATTGTTACAATTCCTTTGTGGGCGACAGTATTGGGTCTCTCCTGATCAGTCTTTTTATCCGGCGCTCTTTTTAGAGCGCAACCTGAAATCCAGCCACCAGACACAAACTCCGGTAGTGATGGGGATCGTAAGGAGAAGTCCGATAGTTCCCGCAACGCTTCTTAACAGTTCCTGCGCAATATAAGGGTCGTTAAGAAGGGCCATGGCATCGATCCCTGCGTAAGAAATAAGGATGGTGAAAGGAAGAGAGCTTCCTAGGTAGGCCAGGATCAGGGTGTTGATCATGCTTCCTAAAACTTCTCGGCCAACTCCAATGCCAGCTTGCCAGAGGCGATGGCTTTCTATGTGGGAGTCGTATGAAAAAAGTTCGGCTAGAGTTGATGTAACTGAAACAGCTACATCGAGTACGGCCCCGATAGCACCGATCATGACAGCCGCAAGAAGCAAGCCTTCCATAGAAAGGTTGGGAATAGTGGAAGCTAGAAGGCTGGCGCTGTCGCTTGCCAATCCAGTCAATTGCCATGTCTTAACTATAATCCAGCCTACCGTGGACGCGGCAATGGCTCCACCAAGGGCCCCCAAAAAGGCAACGATCCAGAACGCCGGGCGTCTAACCACAAGAAGAACGGTAATAATAGAAACGGCGCCTATTGTAAGGATGGCAAAGGGTATTGGCGCCACCCCCTTGGCAAGAGCTGGTACATACCATCCCAACAGTACAGCCAGGGAAAGAAGAAGCCCGGCCAGGGCCCTGAAGCCGGCCTTCCCGGCAGAAGCAATGAGCCCCCCTGACGCTAAGATCAGAAAAGCGATGACCCAGGGGATTCTATACCGATCGCTTATAG
This region of Aminobacterium colombiense DSM 12261 genomic DNA includes:
- a CDS encoding AEC family transporter, coding for MGSFFIVLPIVIIVGIGWFIRNKGLVREEAFAGMNFILYWVALPALLFRVTYNADVGILSGGNFVKAVYVSLMIAPPMALIFGRFVGLKKERLAVLTMVSIRSNNIFMGVPAVSVALGEAGLQALSLYLAVVMAGYQLISIAWGQIVLSGSFRISALKDAFKKIFTNPLIMACIAGIIFALAGTGPMPRWIDEALKALGNVGNGLALLALGASLNLTRVGASLKETWETLLFKLVIFPSIVWLFLLLWPVDPILFQTTVLVSSMPIAVNSYIVAKGMGMDPAYTAESIAASTLCSIVTIPLWATVLGLS
- a CDS encoding YibE/F family protein encodes the protein MKKPQSVKNYILASLSVVIIALIAALSFHKMVLKSWNTEDSVIVSIDRVGKVRGTETPLPFNNSTAEREKASPETEESPWETEYIDITVTFLNGEKKGESEDILITQLSTSSLKLTEGRRYLLVCDRFEDGTLQYSISDRYRIPWVIAFLILASGGLIASAGKAGFRALAGLLLSLAVLLGWYVPALAKGVAPIPFAILTIGAVSIITVLLVVRRPAFWIVAFLGALGGAIAASTVGWIIVKTWQLTGLASDSASLLASTIPNLSMEGLLLAAVMIGAIGAVLDVAVSVTSTLAELFSYDSHIESHRLWQAGIGVGREVLGSMINTLILAYLGSSLPFTILISYAGIDAMALLNDPYIAQELLRSVAGTIGLLLTIPITTGVCVWWLDFRLRSKKSAG